The sequence below is a genomic window from Agrobacterium tumefaciens.
GCAGATAAGCCGCCTTCTGTTCGTCCGTGCCGTCAATGATGATGCCCTGCGATCCGATCCCGTTGTTGGTGCCCACCAGCGAGCGGAAGGCGGGCGAGGTTTGACCGAGCACGAAGGCGGCCTGAACCTCTTCGGCCATGGTCAGCCCAATACCACCATATTCTTCCGGGATAGACAGACCGAAGAGCCCCATGTCGCGAATCTCCTGAACGAGATCCGGCGGGATCAGATCGGTTTCGGCAACCTTGTCCTCGTTAGGGATTAGCCGCTCCCTGACGAAGCGGTCGAGTGTGTCGAGAAACTGCGCGAGCGTTTCGGCATCAAGGCTCATTTGTGCCATCCATGTCTGTGGTTTTGGCTTTGCATAACAGGCAGCTGCGACCTCGCCCATTGCCCGATTGCTCCATGCTCGCGATGCGGTCCCGTCGCAGAAGAGACAGTTGTCCAATCCAGCGGCTGTGCTTCTACTTTTCCAGCCGCAGCCTGTAATTGCTGCGTCATAGGACAACTTGGGAGGAGGTATCCGAAATGAAGGCTCTGCGCTTTCACGCTGCTAAGGACCTGCGGGTCGAAGACATCCCTTTGCCGACAGATCCTGCTGATGATGAGGTGGTGATCAAGAACCGCTTTGTCGGCATCTGCGGCACGGATCTGCACGAATATGCTTACGGCCCGATCTTTGTGCCGAAAGATGCTGAAGGAAAGACGGCCCAGCCGCAGGTTCTCGGCCACGAATATGGTGGTGTCGTCACCAAGGTCGGCAAGAATATCATGCATGTCAAGGTTGGCGATCGTGTCTCGGTCCAGCCGTTCATCACCCCGCGCGGCGGTGACTACTATTCTGATCTTGGCCATTTCAACCTGTCGGACCAACTGCAACTGGCGGGCCTCTCGTGGATCGGTGGCGGAATGGCGAGCGAAAGCCTGCTGAAGGGCTTTAACGTCTACAAGGTGCCCGACAACCTCTCCGACGAAGATGCCGCGCTTGTCGAGCCGACCGCGGTTGCGGTCTATGGCGTTGATCGTGGTGGTGTGAAAGCTGGTGATTCGGTGCTGGTCACCGGCGCAGGCCCGATCGGCCTCCTGACGCTTCTGGCCGCGCGCGCGGCAGGAGCGGTTCAGCTCTTCGTCTCGGATCCGAACGCAACCCGGCTTGCCATTGCAAAGAAGATTATCCCGGATGTCGTCACCATCAATCCGCGCGAACAGGGTGTAGGTGATGTGATCCGCGCTGCCACCGAAGGGAATGTCGGGTGTGACGTCGCGCTGGAATGCGTCGGCAATACGCTGGCCCTGCAGGCCTGCGTCGATGCTGTGCGCAAGCGCGGTACGGTGGTGCAGATCGGCCTGCATGCTGGCGAAGCTCCGGTAAACTGGTTCAACGTCACCTTCAAGGACATCGATATTCGCGGTTCCTGGGCATACACCGCCCAGATGTGGCCGCGTGTCATGCGCCTGATCGCCTCTGGCCAGATCCCGGCCCAGAAGGTGGTGACCAAGACGGTTCAACTGGACACCGCCACCAAGGAAGGCTTTGACGCGCTTCTCGATCCGGCGGGCACCCATCTGAAGATCCTAATTGACCTTGGGCGCTGACCGCACAACGTATCTCCCATCGGCTTTGCCCGGATTCTAGAAAGCCAAGGCAGTCTTTTTGGCTTGGCTTTTTCGCCGGGACCGACGTCTGGTGAAGGACCGGAATGCAAGAAGAAGGCCCGCAGCACTGCCAAGCTGCGGGCCTTTCGTGGTAGCTTTTGGTGCAGTCAGACCCGTTCGAGAAGCACGGCAACGCCCTGTCCGACGCCGACACACATCGACACGACGGCGCGCCGGACCGTTCCGAGCGACAGTTCGAGTGCCGCACTGCC
It includes:
- a CDS encoding 2,3-butanediol dehydrogenase yields the protein MKALRFHAAKDLRVEDIPLPTDPADDEVVIKNRFVGICGTDLHEYAYGPIFVPKDAEGKTAQPQVLGHEYGGVVTKVGKNIMHVKVGDRVSVQPFITPRGGDYYSDLGHFNLSDQLQLAGLSWIGGGMASESLLKGFNVYKVPDNLSDEDAALVEPTAVAVYGVDRGGVKAGDSVLVTGAGPIGLLTLLAARAAGAVQLFVSDPNATRLAIAKKIIPDVVTINPREQGVGDVIRAATEGNVGCDVALECVGNTLALQACVDAVRKRGTVVQIGLHAGEAPVNWFNVTFKDIDIRGSWAYTAQMWPRVMRLIASGQIPAQKVVTKTVQLDTATKEGFDALLDPAGTHLKILIDLGR